In one Thermococcus sp. 2319x1 genomic region, the following are encoded:
- a CDS encoding DUF257 family protein, translating into MESLEEVFKLVDKIKFGEIVLVEYYRSFIPEFMTLGLLYYGKSRGLPVIIDDNFDSLHVIQKHLESLGIGEDFRDALVVKTGGKRNVGNVVTRVKFVSEPVIYIRNYEEAGVAVFSKVEKSINIVLGLERLFSFVSSVSEFYTFILAIQSFLGNEKRKAFYLVNKDIASSIQFNPLPELERMATTLIEAVPTPTSSIFTFKKSTSPDLLGKEIEIPAGVIGWK; encoded by the coding sequence TTGGAATCCTTGGAGGAGGTTTTTAAGCTCGTCGATAAAATAAAGTTTGGCGAGATCGTTCTCGTTGAATACTACCGATCGTTCATACCTGAGTTTATGACGCTTGGTCTTCTGTATTATGGGAAATCACGAGGATTGCCGGTTATAATTGATGATAACTTCGATTCTCTCCACGTTATCCAGAAGCATCTTGAATCCCTTGGCATTGGGGAGGACTTTAGAGATGCCCTTGTTGTTAAAACCGGTGGAAAAAGGAACGTTGGAAACGTTGTCACAAGGGTAAAGTTTGTCAGCGAGCCGGTTATATACATAAGAAACTATGAAGAAGCAGGTGTAGCAGTCTTTTCAAAGGTTGAAAAATCCATAAACATTGTCCTCGGCCTTGAAAGGCTCTTTTCGTTTGTTTCATCGGTATCAGAATTCTATACCTTTATCCTCGCGATTCAGTCTTTCCTTGGAAATGAGAAGCGGAAGGCCTTCTATTTGGTCAATAAGGATATTGCATCTTCAATTCAGTTTAACCCTCTCCCGGAACTTGAAAGAATGGCCACTACACTAATTGAAGCCGTCCCAACACCTACGAGCAGTATTTTTACCTTCAAAAAATCCACAAGCCCGGACCTGCTTGGAAAGGAAATCGAAATCCCAGCTGGGGTGATAGGATGGAAATGA
- the shyA gene encoding NAD(P)-dependent hydrogenase/sulfhydrogenase 2 subunit alpha produces MSIEIEAFTRVEGNGGAEIIIENGEVKDVKVKIFEGPRFFELLTLGRHYWDVPDLEARICAICYLSHSVASVLAIERAFGVEVPEEIMLLRELGLLGEVLESHALHLYLLVAPDLFGYADAIRMAGKHGEIVKEGLTIKAFGNYLREVIGGREIHGINVKPGGFGRYPTVEELERMERQSEALLKLARRAVGIFSGQEYLGAKAEHYVTVNGYLYGDKLIADDGEHFDYFQHIEEKTLPYSFAKQSRYKGEVFMVGALSRLMLKYEMLTPMAKHLYEEYKEKFAQGYVSLNNLAQAIELVYALERTGEIARTLLDKGFEGENVPIEPKEGEGIGYVEAPRGVLVHHYKIDEKGNIAYSNIITPTAFNHAIMELSLYEEAKKRYGSSDEMTFLQKMEETVRAFDPCISCSVHVVRL; encoded by the coding sequence GTGAGCATTGAAATTGAGGCATTTACAAGAGTTGAAGGAAACGGAGGGGCGGAGATAATCATCGAGAACGGAGAAGTGAAGGACGTTAAGGTGAAAATATTCGAAGGGCCAAGGTTCTTCGAGCTCCTAACCCTTGGAAGGCACTACTGGGACGTGCCAGACTTGGAGGCAAGGATATGTGCCATCTGCTACCTGTCTCACAGCGTTGCCTCCGTTCTTGCCATTGAGAGAGCCTTTGGGGTTGAGGTCCCAGAGGAGATAATGCTCCTAAGAGAACTCGGCCTTCTAGGAGAAGTTTTGGAAAGCCATGCTCTGCACCTCTACCTCTTAGTTGCTCCGGACCTTTTCGGGTATGCTGACGCAATAAGAATGGCGGGCAAACACGGCGAGATAGTAAAAGAAGGCCTTACAATCAAGGCGTTCGGCAACTATCTAAGGGAGGTTATCGGGGGGAGGGAAATACATGGCATCAACGTTAAGCCCGGCGGATTTGGGAGATATCCAACAGTAGAAGAGCTTGAAAGAATGGAAAGGCAAAGCGAGGCATTATTAAAGCTTGCAAGGAGAGCAGTGGGCATATTTTCAGGCCAAGAATATTTGGGGGCAAAGGCAGAGCATTACGTTACAGTTAACGGCTATCTCTATGGGGATAAGCTGATTGCTGATGATGGAGAGCACTTTGACTATTTCCAGCACATTGAAGAAAAAACTCTGCCCTACAGCTTTGCAAAGCAGAGCAGATACAAGGGAGAGGTGTTCATGGTTGGGGCCCTCTCAAGGCTAATGCTGAAGTACGAAATGCTTACCCCAATGGCGAAGCATCTATACGAAGAATATAAGGAGAAATTCGCTCAAGGATACGTCAGTTTAAATAACTTAGCCCAAGCCATAGAGCTTGTATATGCCCTCGAGAGGACGGGGGAGATAGCCAGAACTCTCCTTGATAAGGGCTTTGAGGGAGAAAACGTGCCGATTGAACCCAAAGAAGGGGAAGGAATAGGTTACGTTGAAGCACCGAGAGGAGTTTTGGTGCACCACTACAAGATTGATGAAAAAGGCAACATAGCTTATTCCAACATTATAACCCCTACAGCTTTCAACCACGCCATTATGGAGCTCAGCCTTTATGAAGAGGCCAAAAAGAGGTATGGAAGCTCGGACGAAATGACTTTCCTTCAGAAGATGGAGGAAACCGTTAGGGCGTTCGACCCATGCATCTCCTGTTCTGTGCACGTTGTTAGGCTCTGA
- the shyD gene encoding NAD(P)-dependent hydrogenase/sulfhydrogenase 2 subunit delta — protein sequence MMLKLGVFELTDCGGCALNILFLYEKLFDLLEFYEIKEFHMASSLKEHDSFDVAIVTGTVSTQRDLNLLHYARNHSRYLIALGTCATHGDVQASVEGKIREKLEKVYGTKANPMKALDSTPIVQHVAVDYALPGCPYDKDEIYQVLMSLAKGVEPPTKDYPVCVECKLNEYECVLVKRGIPCLGPITLGGCNAVCIKSQLGCIGCRGPLPKEANPASEFEILKELGYDEEYIRRKFKTFARGELRW from the coding sequence ATGATGCTCAAGCTTGGTGTTTTTGAGCTGACCGATTGTGGGGGATGCGCCCTCAACATTCTCTTCCTCTACGAAAAGCTCTTTGATCTGCTTGAATTCTATGAGATAAAGGAGTTCCATATGGCCTCGAGTCTCAAAGAGCACGATAGCTTTGATGTTGCAATAGTGACGGGAACGGTTTCAACTCAGCGGGACCTTAATCTACTTCACTACGCAAGAAACCACTCAAGATATCTCATAGCCCTTGGAACATGTGCCACCCATGGGGATGTGCAGGCGAGCGTTGAAGGAAAAATTAGAGAAAAGCTTGAGAAGGTTTATGGAACGAAAGCAAACCCAATGAAGGCCTTGGATTCAACTCCGATTGTGCAGCATGTGGCCGTTGATTACGCCTTGCCGGGCTGTCCTTATGATAAGGACGAAATTTATCAGGTGCTCATGAGTTTGGCAAAAGGTGTTGAGCCACCTACAAAGGACTATCCGGTCTGTGTGGAGTGCAAGCTCAACGAATACGAGTGCGTTCTCGTTAAGAGGGGGATTCCTTGTTTGGGTCCAATAACGCTCGGCGGGTGCAATGCAGTCTGTATAAAATCTCAACTTGGGTGTATTGGATGCAGAGGGCCTCTGCCGAAGGAAGCCAATCCCGCAAGTGAGTTCGAGATTCTCAAAGAGCTTGGCTACGATGAGGAATACATTCGGAGAAAGTTCAAGACTTTTGCAAGGGGTGAGCTGAGATGGTGA
- the shyC gene encoding NAD(P)-dependent hydrogenase/sulfhydrogenase 2 subunit gamma — MTFQTYEARILEVKELTSREKLFTLRFVDPELNRSFKYKPGQFVIVDIRGFGEFPISLCSTPTREGYFQLCVRRVGRMTKYMHKLKEGDVVGIRGPYGNGFPMEKMEGSTLVLVAGGLGMAPLRSVLWYALDTGKYEEIYLFYGTKAYEDILFRDEIIHLLKHGEDMNCHVKLAYEVETPSCIYLEKGYSPRVCKGVVTDLFRGETFDVENTYALICGPPVMYKYVIKELLDRKLSPGRIYMTLERRMRCGVGKCGHCIVGTSTSIKYVCKDGPVFTYWDALSTRGLI; from the coding sequence ATGACGTTTCAGACATACGAGGCGAGGATTTTGGAAGTGAAGGAGCTCACCTCAAGGGAAAAGCTTTTCACACTTCGATTTGTCGATCCAGAGCTCAACAGAAGCTTCAAATACAAGCCCGGACAGTTTGTTATAGTTGATATAAGGGGTTTTGGGGAATTTCCGATAAGCCTGTGCTCAACTCCTACTAGAGAAGGCTACTTTCAGCTTTGTGTTAGAAGGGTTGGGAGAATGACAAAATACATGCATAAGCTCAAAGAGGGTGACGTAGTTGGGATTAGAGGTCCTTATGGCAATGGCTTTCCAATGGAAAAGATGGAAGGATCGACTTTGGTTCTTGTGGCTGGCGGTTTGGGAATGGCACCTTTGAGGTCAGTGCTGTGGTATGCCTTGGATACGGGGAAATATGAGGAAATCTATCTTTTCTATGGAACCAAAGCCTACGAGGACATTCTCTTCAGGGATGAGATAATCCATCTACTGAAGCACGGGGAGGACATGAACTGTCATGTGAAGCTTGCCTACGAGGTGGAGACTCCATCGTGCATTTACTTGGAGAAGGGCTATTCACCGAGGGTATGCAAAGGTGTCGTTACTGATCTCTTTAGAGGAGAAACCTTTGACGTTGAAAACACCTATGCACTAATCTGCGGTCCGCCGGTGATGTACAAATACGTCATCAAGGAACTCTTAGATAGAAAGCTCTCTCCGGGAAGGATTTACATGACCCTCGAAAGAAGAATGCGCTGTGGGGTTGGGAAATGTGGCCACTGCATCGTGGGAACGAGCACTTCTATTAAATACGTCTGCAAAGACGGTCCTGTATTCACTTATTGGGATGCTCTATCCACAAGGGGGCTGATATGA